One part of the Dyadobacter sp. 676 genome encodes these proteins:
- a CDS encoding aspartate-semialdehyde dehydrogenase, with protein sequence MKIAVVGATGLVGGEILKVLEERNFPVTELLPVASERSVGKEVTFKGKQIKVIGFEDAIAAKPEIAIFSAGGGTSLALAPKFAEAGITVVDNSSAWRMDPTKKLVVPEINAGELTKEDKIIANPNCSTIQMVVVLNPLHKKYKIKRVVVSTYQSVTGTGKAAVDQLFSERAGDHSKGKVYPHQIDLNVLPHIDVFLDNGYTKEEMKMTNETKKIMGDDSIAVTATTVRIPTIGGHSEAVNIEFENEYDLDEVRRILSETEGVIVQDDPKNAVYPMPLTAHGKDETFVGRIRRDESQPKTLNLWIVADNLRKGAATNAVQIAEYLAKHELVGEGAVA encoded by the coding sequence ATGAAAATCGCAGTAGTAGGCGCTACCGGTCTGGTGGGCGGCGAAATCCTCAAAGTGCTCGAAGAGCGTAATTTCCCGGTGACGGAGCTGTTACCCGTCGCATCTGAAAGGTCTGTCGGTAAGGAAGTTACATTCAAGGGTAAACAGATAAAGGTGATCGGCTTCGAGGATGCGATTGCTGCCAAACCGGAGATCGCGATCTTCTCGGCTGGCGGCGGCACTTCCCTCGCCCTTGCACCCAAATTCGCGGAAGCAGGCATTACTGTGGTGGATAACTCCTCCGCCTGGCGTATGGACCCTACCAAAAAACTGGTGGTTCCGGAAATCAATGCGGGCGAACTGACCAAAGAAGACAAAATCATCGCCAACCCGAACTGCTCTACCATTCAAATGGTGGTGGTGCTGAACCCGTTGCACAAGAAATATAAAATCAAACGTGTGGTTGTTTCCACTTACCAATCGGTAACAGGAACCGGTAAAGCCGCGGTTGACCAGCTTTTCTCGGAACGCGCCGGCGATCACAGCAAAGGCAAAGTGTACCCGCACCAGATCGACCTGAACGTGCTGCCGCATATCGACGTGTTCCTTGACAATGGTTATACCAAAGAGGAAATGAAGATGACCAACGAAACGAAGAAGATCATGGGCGACGACAGTATCGCGGTAACTGCTACAACTGTTCGTATCCCGACAATCGGCGGTCACTCCGAGGCGGTTAACATTGAATTCGAAAACGAATACGACCTCGATGAGGTACGCCGGATCCTGAGCGAAACCGAAGGCGTTATCGTACAGGACGATCCGAAAAATGCGGTTTATCCGATGCCGTTGACTGCTCACGGCAAAGATGAAACTTTTGTAGGCCGTATCCGCCGCGACGAATCCCAGCCTAAGACGCTGAACCTGTGGATCGTTGCCGATAACCTGCGCAAGGGCGCTGCTACCAATGCGGTTCAGATCGCCGAATATCTGGCGAAACACGAGCTGGTTGGCGAAGGCGCAGTCGCGTAA
- a CDS encoding 5-formyltetrahydrofolate cyclo-ligase, protein MKKAALRKEFLQKRKEADEPSLIEKNALIAQNLEKYVQRNLFKTLHTFLPQLGSREINTFYLIELFRISFPAMRIAAPYIVPGTREMEHFLLTPFTHLVMNQWRIPEPDPTTSRKIAPEEIDIVLVPLLAFDRKGYRVGYGGGYYDRFLPQTRPECIKMGLSLFEEVDEIEDIDAFDIPLDVCITPEHVYNFSDR, encoded by the coding sequence ATGAAAAAGGCTGCATTGCGCAAAGAGTTTTTACAAAAAAGAAAGGAAGCGGATGAGCCCTCGCTGATCGAAAAAAATGCCCTTATCGCGCAGAATCTTGAAAAATATGTTCAGAGAAATCTGTTTAAAACCCTTCATACATTTCTTCCCCAGCTCGGCTCACGGGAAATCAACACATTCTATCTTATCGAATTATTCCGGATCTCGTTTCCGGCAATGCGCATTGCCGCGCCGTATATCGTCCCCGGCACGCGGGAAATGGAGCACTTCCTGCTGACGCCCTTCACACATTTGGTAATGAATCAATGGCGCATCCCCGAGCCCGACCCAACTACCTCGAGGAAAATCGCGCCGGAAGAAATCGACATTGTCCTCGTCCCGCTGCTTGCGTTTGACCGCAAGGGTTACCGCGTAGGTTATGGCGGCGGATATTACGATCGTTTTTTGCCTCAAACCCGCCCCGAATGCATTAAAATGGGCCTTTCGCTATTTGAAGAAGTGGATGAGATAGAGGATATTGATGCATTCGACATTCCGCTCGACGTGTGCATTACGCCTGAGCATGTATACAATTTCAGTGATCGGTAG
- a CDS encoding NADP-dependent isocitrate dehydrogenase, protein MSKIKVDNPVVELDGDEMTRIIWKFIKEKLILPYIDVDIKYYDLGIEYRDETNDQVTIDAANAIKEYGVGIKCATITPDEARVEEFGLKQMWKSPNGTIRNILDGTVFREPIVMKNVPRLVTNWTAPIIVGRHAFGDQYRATDFVVPGKGKLTIKFEGEDGQVIEHEVYQFKGAGVAMGMYNIDESIRGFARSCFNVALDKGWPLYLSTKNTILKKYDGRFKDIFQEIYENEYKGKVHYEHRLIDDMVASALKWEGNFVWACKNYDGDVQSDTVAQGFGSLGLMTSTLVTPDGKIMEAEAAHGTVTRHYREHQKGKPTSTNPIASIFAWTRGLAFRGKLDNNQPLIDFAEALERVCIETVESGKMTKDLAVGIYGNDVKHGEHYLYTEEFLEAIDTNLKAALA, encoded by the coding sequence ATGAGCAAAATTAAAGTTGACAATCCCGTCGTAGAGCTGGATGGCGATGAAATGACCCGCATCATCTGGAAATTTATTAAGGAAAAACTGATCCTCCCTTACATCGACGTAGATATCAAATACTACGATCTGGGTATCGAGTACCGCGACGAGACCAATGACCAGGTGACTATCGATGCTGCCAACGCCATCAAAGAATACGGCGTGGGTATCAAATGTGCGACTATCACACCTGACGAAGCCCGTGTTGAAGAATTCGGTCTGAAACAAATGTGGAAATCGCCGAACGGAACCATCCGTAACATCCTCGATGGTACCGTGTTCCGTGAGCCGATCGTAATGAAAAACGTGCCTCGCCTGGTTACTAACTGGACGGCGCCGATTATCGTAGGTCGTCACGCATTCGGTGACCAGTACCGCGCTACCGACTTTGTGGTTCCCGGAAAAGGTAAACTGACGATCAAATTCGAAGGCGAGGACGGACAGGTGATCGAGCATGAAGTGTACCAGTTCAAAGGTGCCGGTGTGGCGATGGGAATGTACAATATCGACGAGTCGATCCGCGGTTTTGCGCGTTCATGCTTCAATGTAGCTTTGGATAAAGGATGGCCTTTGTACCTTTCTACTAAAAACACCATCCTTAAAAAATACGACGGCCGTTTCAAGGATATTTTCCAGGAGATATACGAAAACGAATACAAAGGAAAAGTACACTATGAACACCGTCTGATCGACGACATGGTAGCTTCCGCGTTGAAATGGGAAGGTAACTTTGTATGGGCTTGTAAAAATTACGACGGTGACGTTCAGTCGGATACAGTTGCACAAGGTTTCGGCTCACTGGGCCTGATGACTTCCACGCTGGTTACGCCGGACGGCAAGATCATGGAGGCTGAGGCCGCGCACGGAACCGTAACCCGCCACTACCGCGAGCATCAGAAAGGCAAGCCAACTTCCACTAACCCAATCGCTTCCATCTTCGCATGGACACGCGGATTGGCATTCCGTGGCAAGCTGGACAATAACCAGCCGCTGATCGACTTCGCCGAAGCGCTTGAAAGAGTGTGTATCGAAACTGTGGAAAGTGGAAAAATGACGAAGGACTTGGCTGTGGGTATCTATGGAAACGATGTGAAACACGGTGAGCACTACCTGTACACAGAGGAGTTCCTGGAAGCTATCGACACCAATCTGAAAGCTGCATTGGCATAA
- a CDS encoding type II toxin-antitoxin system RelE/ParE family toxin, whose translation MYRLIFTDRALKGLKSIPKRDAEKIIAQLQELAEHPQFKSNVKCLENHQRAVFRLKVGNYRVLFNKYNEFEVLEIIDVGHRKEIY comes from the coding sequence ATGTACAGACTGATTTTTACAGATCGGGCTTTGAAGGGCCTGAAATCTATTCCAAAACGGGACGCTGAAAAGATAATCGCGCAGCTCCAAGAACTGGCTGAACACCCACAATTCAAAAGCAATGTGAAATGTCTCGAGAATCATCAGAGAGCTGTATTTCGTCTGAAAGTTGGGAATTATAGAGTTCTTTTCAATAAGTATAATGAGTTTGAGGTTTTAGAGATTATTGATGTAGGACACAGAAAAGAAATATACTGA
- a CDS encoding prevent-host-death family protein → MNLNAQIIEEDGKPKFAVLPIGEYEALLSELSDFESLEDLSDYLTAVKIKAETKTWHSLEEVKAQLGID, encoded by the coding sequence ATGAACCTGAATGCACAAATTATAGAAGAGGACGGCAAGCCGAAATTTGCTGTTTTACCAATTGGGGAGTACGAGGCATTACTCAGTGAACTCTCAGACTTTGAAAGCCTCGAAGATCTTTCCGACTATTTAACTGCCGTTAAGATTAAAGCGGAAACCAAAACCTGGCATAGCTTGGAAGAGGTAAAAGCGCAATTGGGAATCGATTGA
- a CDS encoding RtcB family protein, with amino-acid sequence MDTPITIEEIIFLANVPENLHTAFLRVANGLHERAKYPKEKVFLMLVKMLNDPKKYAFSKNKLTNLAKTVYDLRKSGTEITLTDDGKELIYNEEAVLTLEEKEPQQKNTFQLREDKLHYAVFGKEQIEEGALQQMETAVSLPISIAGALMPDAHQGYGLPIGGVLATEIDKVIPYAVGVDIACRMCMSVFDISPDYLKREPHFLKKILTENTKFGMGGETSRKYDDSIMDAPQWEATKTIRSLKDKAYRQLGTSGTGNHFVEWGIVEVFEDDPLLNLPKGEYLSLLSHSGSRGFGGSVANYYSKLAMQRTILPKQAAHLAWLDLNTEEGQEYWIAMNLAGDYASANHHEIHNKMAKSLGEKPLKIIENHHNFAWKEQLADGREVIVHRKGATPAGADELGIIPGSMSQPGYVIRGKANAASINSASHGAGRVMSRTKAFSTTTRSQMNKILQDNSIQLIGGDLDESPMVYKNIEDVIAAQSELVHVLAKFSPRIVRMADANRKEGRED; translated from the coding sequence ATGGACACACCAATCACCATTGAAGAAATCATTTTCCTGGCCAATGTGCCGGAAAACCTGCACACCGCATTCCTGCGCGTCGCGAATGGGCTGCACGAGCGCGCGAAATACCCGAAGGAAAAGGTATTTCTGATGCTCGTCAAAATGCTGAACGACCCAAAGAAATATGCTTTTTCCAAAAACAAGCTAACCAATCTGGCGAAAACGGTGTACGACCTGCGGAAAAGCGGCACGGAAATCACACTTACAGATGACGGCAAAGAATTGATTTACAACGAAGAAGCTGTATTAACACTGGAAGAAAAGGAACCTCAGCAAAAGAATACCTTCCAACTACGGGAAGACAAACTGCATTACGCCGTTTTCGGGAAAGAGCAGATCGAAGAAGGCGCATTGCAGCAAATGGAAACCGCCGTTAGCTTGCCCATATCGATCGCCGGCGCATTAATGCCTGATGCACACCAAGGTTACGGTCTGCCTATCGGCGGCGTACTTGCCACCGAAATCGACAAGGTAATCCCTTACGCCGTAGGTGTCGACATTGCCTGCCGCATGTGCATGTCCGTTTTCGACATTTCTCCCGATTACCTTAAACGCGAGCCGCATTTCTTGAAAAAGATTCTCACGGAAAACACCAAATTCGGCATGGGCGGCGAAACGTCGCGCAAATACGACGATAGCATTATGGACGCGCCCCAATGGGAAGCCACCAAAACGATCCGTTCGCTGAAAGACAAGGCTTACCGGCAGCTAGGTACCTCGGGCACCGGTAACCATTTTGTGGAATGGGGCATCGTAGAAGTATTTGAAGACGACCCGCTTTTAAATTTACCCAAAGGCGAATATCTCTCACTCCTCTCGCATTCCGGTTCCCGTGGTTTCGGAGGAAGCGTGGCCAACTACTATTCAAAACTGGCTATGCAGCGGACCATCCTTCCCAAACAAGCCGCCCACCTCGCCTGGCTCGATCTTAACACCGAAGAAGGTCAGGAATACTGGATCGCGATGAACCTCGCCGGTGACTACGCCTCGGCCAACCACCACGAAATCCACAACAAAATGGCCAAATCACTCGGTGAAAAACCCTTGAAAATCATCGAAAACCATCACAACTTCGCCTGGAAGGAGCAATTAGCGGACGGCCGAGAAGTGATTGTCCACCGCAAAGGCGCCACACCGGCCGGCGCCGACGAACTCGGTATTATACCCGGCTCCATGAGCCAGCCAGGTTATGTGATTCGTGGCAAAGCCAATGCAGCTTCCATTAACTCCGCTTCGCACGGCGCCGGGCGCGTAATGTCCCGCACGAAAGCATTCTCGACTACTACGCGAAGCCAGATGAACAAAATTTTGCAAGATAATAGTATTCAGCTCATTGGCGGGGATCTGGACGAATCACCGATGGTTTATAAGAATATTGAAGATGTGATAGCGGCGCAATCGGAGCTGGTGCACGTGCTGGCAAAGTTTTCGCCTAGGATCGTGCGGATGGCGGATGCGAATCGGAAGGAGGGGCGGGAGGATTGA
- a CDS encoding pyridoxal phosphate-dependent aminotransferase yields MSAVAEQTRLETRLADRINALEESSTLAMTKMARELAAQGHKVISLSVGEPDFKTPAHICEAAKKAIDDGFHGYSPVAGYPDLRKAIADKLKRDNNIDWKPENIVVSTGAKHSLANVIQVLVNPGDEVIIFAPYWVSYSEMVKLAEGKSVIIDGAFENDFKVTAAQLEAAITPRTKVVMYASPNNPTGAVYSEKELREIAAVLEKHEGIYVLADEIYEYINFTEEGHFSIGSIPALKDRVITVNGVAKGYAMTGWRIGFIAAAKWIADGVEKLQGQVTSGTNSIAQKAATAAFNGPKEPSIEMAKAYHRRRDLVVGLLKEIPGFKVNVPQGAFYAFPDVSYYFGKSDGETTIKDSDDFANWLLNKSYVSTVAGSGFGAPNCIRISTAAADEALEEAVKRIKDAVATLK; encoded by the coding sequence ATGTCCGCAGTAGCAGAGCAAACCCGGTTGGAAACCCGGTTGGCCGACCGGATCAACGCCCTCGAAGAATCTTCGACGCTGGCGATGACCAAAATGGCCCGTGAACTGGCCGCCCAAGGCCACAAAGTGATCAGTCTGAGCGTAGGAGAGCCGGACTTCAAGACGCCCGCACACATTTGCGAGGCCGCAAAAAAAGCCATCGACGATGGTTTTCACGGTTATTCACCCGTAGCAGGTTACCCTGATCTGCGAAAGGCCATTGCTGACAAGTTAAAGCGCGACAATAATATCGACTGGAAGCCCGAAAATATCGTGGTTTCGACGGGTGCCAAACATTCATTGGCCAATGTAATCCAGGTCCTGGTGAATCCGGGCGACGAAGTGATAATCTTCGCGCCTTACTGGGTGAGCTATTCCGAAATGGTGAAGCTGGCCGAAGGAAAGTCGGTAATTATCGACGGTGCTTTTGAAAACGATTTCAAGGTTACCGCGGCTCAATTGGAGGCGGCGATTACGCCTCGCACGAAAGTGGTGATGTATGCTTCGCCGAACAACCCGACCGGCGCTGTTTATTCGGAGAAAGAATTGAGAGAAATCGCGGCGGTGCTTGAAAAGCACGAAGGCATTTATGTGCTGGCCGACGAAATCTATGAATATATTAACTTCACCGAGGAAGGCCATTTCAGCATTGGTTCCATCCCCGCGTTGAAAGACCGCGTAATCACGGTGAACGGTGTGGCGAAAGGTTATGCGATGACGGGCTGGCGGATCGGCTTCATCGCCGCGGCAAAATGGATCGCCGACGGCGTTGAAAAACTGCAAGGTCAGGTAACTTCGGGAACAAACTCTATCGCGCAGAAAGCGGCTACCGCTGCATTCAACGGCCCTAAAGAGCCTTCTATCGAAATGGCGAAGGCATACCACCGTCGCCGTGACCTGGTTGTAGGTTTGCTGAAAGAAATCCCCGGCTTCAAGGTGAATGTACCACAAGGCGCATTCTATGCGTTCCCGGATGTGAGCTACTATTTCGGTAAATCGGACGGTGAAACGACGATCAAGGATTCCGACGATTTCGCAAACTGGCTTCTGAACAAATCCTATGTTTCGACTGTAGCCGGTTCGGGCTTCGGAGCTCCCAACTGCATCCGTATCTCAACCGCAGCGGCCGACGAAGCACTGGAAGAAGCGGTAAAACGCATCAAAGACGCCGTCGCGACTTTGAAATAA
- a CDS encoding ferredoxin--NADP reductase yields the protein MSKYYFLKVKEIEKETDEATTIHFWHPINEVIQYRPGQFLTLLLPFEDKKIRRSYSMSSSPYTDVSLAITIKRVPGGYASNLLLDTLKEGDVLEALEPMGHFFPKQADDQTRQAVFIGAGSGITPLFSILKSILMVEPESEVFLIYGSRREESIIFKDKIAALERKYGKRFTVVHTLSQPGEGWQGETGRLNKSHVLKIMEKLPALNVKEAEYFLCGPEDMMEEAHRALSILAVPENKIRKESFATATSAKPGEVTVEPEVEDDDSPKTREITLFYEGTEYKLPVKPHETVLEAALNMDIDLPYSCQAGMCTACMGRCTSGKVQMDEEDALSEAEINEGFILTCVTHPMSDDVVIEVE from the coding sequence ATGAGCAAATACTATTTTTTAAAAGTCAAGGAAATAGAGAAAGAGACGGACGAGGCTACCACCATCCATTTCTGGCATCCGATCAATGAAGTTATTCAATATCGTCCGGGCCAATTCCTGACATTGTTACTGCCGTTTGAAGACAAGAAGATCAGACGGTCGTATTCGATGTCGAGTTCGCCTTATACAGATGTTTCGCTGGCAATAACCATCAAACGGGTTCCGGGAGGCTATGCTTCGAACCTGCTCCTGGATACGCTGAAAGAGGGCGATGTGCTGGAGGCACTGGAGCCTATGGGCCATTTCTTTCCTAAACAGGCGGACGACCAGACGCGCCAGGCGGTTTTCATTGGGGCCGGAAGCGGCATTACCCCATTGTTTTCGATTTTGAAATCCATTCTGATGGTGGAGCCGGAAAGCGAAGTTTTCCTGATTTATGGAAGCCGGAGGGAGGAGAGCATTATTTTCAAAGATAAAATCGCGGCTCTGGAACGCAAATATGGCAAGCGGTTTACGGTTGTACATACATTAAGCCAGCCGGGCGAAGGCTGGCAGGGCGAAACCGGACGGTTGAATAAAAGCCATGTGTTGAAGATCATGGAAAAGCTGCCTGCACTGAATGTAAAAGAGGCGGAATATTTCCTGTGCGGGCCGGAAGATATGATGGAAGAGGCGCACCGCGCGCTTTCGATCCTGGCGGTGCCGGAGAACAAAATCCGAAAGGAGAGTTTCGCAACAGCTACCTCGGCCAAGCCGGGCGAGGTGACGGTAGAGCCGGAGGTGGAAGACGACGATTCTCCCAAAACGCGTGAAATCACATTGTTTTATGAAGGCACGGAATATAAATTGCCTGTAAAACCGCATGAAACCGTGCTCGAAGCGGCGTTGAATATGGATATCGACCTGCCATACTCATGCCAGGCGGGCATGTGTACTGCTTGTATGGGCCGGTGCACGTCCGGCAAAGTGCAAATGGATGAAGAAGACGCGCTTTCAGAAGCGGAGATCAATGAAGGGTTCATCCTCACCTGCGTAACGCACCCGATGAGCGATGACGTGGTCATCGAGGTGGAATAA
- a CDS encoding M56 family metallopeptidase produces MKFFSNLLPGPAVSAFGWTLIHSIWQGTLLMLIGIAVFYFLRKKTAGMRYIAGVGFLFAQVLASAGTFIYYYPKTVGTVSNAKTLARYTALTASRTWAEVSRDLPVTLKVQMWLSAHLHELVICWLIGSGILLLRFAGGWIFTERLRLNARAVTDREWRARFGVIIAKMNISKSVEFRESARVLTPMVIGAFRPVVLIPIGLLSGFSTAQVEAILAHELAHIRRNDYLINMLQSFVEVIFFFHPAIWWLSEKVRAEREHCCDDIALSVCGDKMSLAHALVKVAEWQATPGLAMAFASKKPLLLHRVQRVLGLDPKPVRTFSSLPAMIFAIGLVLGVSAYAVAQKVEKDKEKKAAKHMTVKKRKPVKADIREEREMEELAEVAVDENIHENIEAELAHVEADLEEPEMDLEQTGNDTLDQKLWEINRKIRAMHDELKPYHARLEELNLQKEKQQFETERFEREIQKIEWKKQRASELRMDLMEKRSVIFNQDAKDSKLSDADIDKQLADFEQQIKAQEQIISDLNNQISNARKEAARAAEPELKLQREIEEIHFKISELGKKIGLETLSYQKLQSANEPRIARSARVARAGRVQRAGTPALPPAPVKVAKPAPAPKPPLPPKKYPKD; encoded by the coding sequence ATGAAATTTTTCTCAAATCTCTTACCCGGTCCGGCCGTCTCCGCATTCGGTTGGACGCTCATCCATTCCATCTGGCAGGGAACGCTGCTAATGTTGATCGGCATCGCCGTTTTCTATTTTTTGAGGAAAAAAACGGCCGGTATGCGCTACATCGCGGGTGTCGGCTTTCTGTTCGCGCAAGTGCTCGCCTCTGCCGGCACTTTCATTTACTACTACCCTAAAACCGTCGGCACCGTTTCAAACGCAAAGACACTGGCGCGTTACACCGCATTAACCGCTTCCCGCACGTGGGCGGAGGTTTCACGTGACCTTCCCGTTACATTGAAAGTGCAAATGTGGCTGTCGGCCCATTTACACGAACTCGTCATTTGCTGGCTTATCGGCTCCGGTATTTTGCTGCTGCGTTTTGCCGGCGGCTGGATTTTTACGGAACGTCTCCGCCTGAATGCCAGGGCCGTTACGGACAGGGAATGGCGGGCGAGGTTCGGGGTTATCATCGCTAAAATGAATATTTCCAAATCAGTTGAATTCCGCGAGTCGGCCAGAGTGCTTACTCCCATGGTAATCGGCGCTTTCCGTCCGGTGGTTTTAATCCCCATCGGCTTGCTATCGGGATTTTCCACCGCGCAGGTAGAAGCCATTCTCGCACACGAGCTGGCGCATATCCGCAGGAACGATTATCTGATCAACATGCTGCAATCGTTCGTGGAAGTGATATTCTTCTTCCATCCGGCGATCTGGTGGCTATCGGAAAAAGTGCGCGCCGAACGCGAACATTGCTGCGATGACATCGCGCTGTCTGTTTGCGGGGACAAAATGTCGCTCGCCCATGCACTGGTGAAAGTAGCCGAATGGCAGGCAACACCCGGACTAGCCATGGCGTTTGCTTCTAAAAAACCGTTACTGCTGCACCGTGTACAGCGTGTTTTAGGTTTGGATCCCAAACCTGTCCGCACATTTTCGAGTCTTCCGGCGATGATTTTCGCGATAGGACTGGTGCTCGGTGTTTCAGCTTATGCGGTGGCCCAAAAAGTGGAGAAGGATAAAGAAAAGAAAGCCGCCAAGCACATGACCGTCAAAAAGCGGAAACCGGTAAAAGCAGACATCCGCGAGGAGCGTGAAATGGAGGAATTGGCTGAAGTGGCTGTTGACGAGAACATTCATGAAAATATCGAAGCCGAACTGGCCCATGTAGAGGCTGACCTGGAAGAGCCTGAAATGGATTTGGAACAAACCGGCAATGACACGCTGGACCAGAAACTATGGGAAATAAACCGCAAAATACGCGCAATGCACGATGAACTGAAACCTTACCATGCGAGACTGGAAGAGCTGAACCTTCAAAAAGAAAAGCAGCAGTTCGAGACAGAGCGGTTCGAGCGGGAGATTCAGAAAATCGAATGGAAAAAACAACGTGCATCGGAATTGCGAATGGACCTCATGGAAAAAAGATCCGTCATTTTTAATCAGGATGCCAAGGATTCGAAACTAAGCGACGCTGACATCGACAAGCAACTGGCAGATTTCGAACAGCAGATTAAAGCGCAGGAGCAAATCATTTCAGATCTCAATAATCAGATATCGAATGCGAGAAAAGAGGCCGCCAGAGCGGCAGAACCCGAGCTGAAACTCCAGAGGGAAATCGAAGAAATACACTTCAAAATCAGTGAGCTCGGCAAGAAAATAGGTCTGGAAACATTGAGCTACCAAAAATTGCAAAGCGCCAATGAACCGCGGATAGCACGCAGCGCGCGTGTAGCACGTGCGGGACGTGTGCAGCGCGCGGGAACCCCTGCCCTGCCACCGGCGCCCGTCAAAGTTGCCAAACCGGCACCGGCACCTAAACCGCCACTTCCGCCTAAAAAATACCCGAAGGATTAA
- a CDS encoding BlaI/MecI/CopY family transcriptional regulator — translation MYIKPTDSELEILNYLWQAGPSTVRAVHDALSETKDVGYTTTLKLMQIMHDKGLLYRTEQGRSHIYVALLGKEETQQNLVGKMVETLFQGSAAQMVMQALGNHTTSKEELDEIRELLNNLENNR, via the coding sequence ATGTATATCAAGCCCACCGACTCCGAGCTGGAAATCCTGAACTACCTCTGGCAGGCAGGCCCTAGTACCGTTCGCGCTGTGCACGATGCCCTTTCCGAAACCAAGGACGTTGGTTACACTACCACGTTGAAGCTCATGCAGATCATGCATGACAAAGGGCTGCTCTACCGCACGGAGCAGGGCCGGTCGCACATTTATGTGGCACTCCTCGGTAAAGAGGAAACGCAGCAAAATCTTGTAGGCAAAATGGTCGAGACGTTGTTCCAGGGCTCCGCTGCACAAATGGTGATGCAGGCGCTGGGGAATCACACCACCTCCAAGGAAGAACTGGATGAAATCCGCGAGCTATTAAATAACCTGGAAAACAATCGTTAG
- the dnaN gene encoding DNA polymerase III subunit beta → MKFVVSSSVLLKQLSAINGVVSTNPIVPILENFLLTLDGNSLTVTASDLQTVMITEIEVESSEKGAIAIPAKLLLDTLRGLPEQPITLQVNAETFGTEIISDNGRYKLSGENPIDFPKTPVVNRGQSVDFSSSALGAAISNTLFATSTDDLRPAMTGVFVQMGAESATFVATDGHRLVRYRRTDIKSDIDTSMIIQRKALNLLKSCLPSEDVPVKAEFTSSNAFFSFGNIRMICRLIDERFPDYENAIPTNNPNTLTINRLEILSSLRRISIYSNRTTHQIRMKMALNDLVISAEDLDYSNEANERLMCEYNGDDLEIGFNAKFLIEVLGNLSSKTITFELSAPNRAGLIIPVDQEENEDILMLVMPVMLNTYV, encoded by the coding sequence ATGAAGTTTGTCGTTTCGTCATCAGTTCTACTTAAACAGCTGTCTGCTATAAACGGTGTCGTTTCAACGAACCCAATTGTGCCAATCCTTGAAAATTTCCTGCTGACACTCGACGGAAATTCTCTGACCGTGACTGCATCCGACCTTCAAACCGTCATGATTACGGAAATTGAAGTGGAATCATCTGAAAAAGGAGCCATTGCCATTCCCGCAAAGCTGCTGCTCGACACCCTCCGCGGCTTGCCCGAGCAACCGATTACCTTGCAGGTGAATGCTGAAACGTTTGGTACCGAAATTATTTCCGATAACGGCCGCTATAAGCTCTCGGGCGAAAACCCGATCGATTTTCCGAAAACACCGGTTGTGAACCGCGGCCAGTCGGTGGATTTTTCATCATCAGCTTTGGGTGCCGCCATTTCAAATACGCTGTTCGCAACGAGTACCGACGACCTCCGCCCTGCCATGACGGGGGTTTTCGTGCAAATGGGAGCTGAAAGTGCGACTTTCGTTGCTACCGATGGCCACCGCCTCGTGCGCTACCGCCGGACCGACATCAAATCGGACATCGATACGTCGATGATTATCCAGCGCAAAGCGCTAAACCTGCTGAAAAGCTGCCTGCCCTCGGAGGATGTGCCCGTGAAAGCGGAATTTACTTCTTCGAATGCATTTTTCAGCTTTGGTAATATCCGGATGATCTGCCGGCTGATCGACGAGCGTTTCCCCGACTATGAGAACGCGATCCCGACCAACAACCCGAATACACTCACCATTAACAGGCTGGAAATCCTCAGCTCGCTGAGACGTATTTCGATCTATTCAAACAGGACTACCCACCAGATACGCATGAAAATGGCGCTGAACGACCTGGTCATCTCCGCCGAAGACCTGGATTATTCGAACGAAGCCAACGAACGCCTGATGTGCGAGTATAATGGCGACGATTTGGAGATCGGCTTCAATGCGAAGTTCCTGATCGAAGTATTGGGGAATCTTTCCAGCAAAACCATCACTTTCGAACTTTCCGCCCCGAACCGCGCCGGACTCATTATTCCGGTAGACCAGGAAGAAAATGAAGATATCCTCATGCTCGTAATGCCGGTAATGCTGAACACCTATGTTTAG